AGTTAACTGAAGTACCAGCAGGTGTGGGACCTACGGCTGAGATGAAGTTTGATTTATGCACTGACGTAAGTACATCTTTTGAGAATAAGAAGCAAAGTATTCCAAGGGATCAGCATTCGCAAGACTCTTCTATGCATCTGGGTATTAGTTGTGACCCCAGGGTGCAAGTTTCCGCATCCGATTCGGGTAATGCTAACTTCTCTCTTTAAAACAAAATACCCCATCCGTGTTTTTGGTTCTACCCTATATCTGTAGACTCTTTTTCCTGCGAGATGTTTGAAAAGGAGGAATGTGTGTAAGAAAAGAGTGGATAATGTAAGACGGTAAGAGAGATAGAGTAAAGAGGTGGGTAGATGTAAGAAAAAGGTGAGTGAGTGAAAATGTGTAAATGTTGTGGGGAAATGGAGTAAGATGGTAATAAGTGTTTGCCAAAAATAGAACAAAGTAGAAGTGAGTACAACTTTATGAAATACCCCAAAACAGAAAGTGAGTAGAACTTGTAGAACATAAAGGAACAGAGCGAGTAGGAATGTATATGTGTGTCTATATGTAGACTTCACTCACTTCAGGCTAAaatctataaataaaatagatttTAAGTATACTCCTTATATTTGACGTGCTTTATTTATAAAGAAAATGGAAGTCATGATGAAGGAATCTTTAATGGCCTCAGGTCAAATTTTGTTGTTGCTTGAAGTAGGTGTCTCAAATTGCTATGTATTCAAGAGCCAGTTACAAGAATATGCGCAAAAGGTTGGTTTCCCAACGCCTGTGTACGAGACAATTAAAGATGGCCCTTCACACGAGCCTTCTTTCAAGTCGACTGTGGTAGTAAATGGTGCAAGATATGAATCACTGCCCGGGTTCTTCAATCGTAAGGCAGCGGAGCAATCAGCGGCCGAAATTGCATTAATGGATTTGTCAAAGAGTGGGGATACAAAACATTCAATTGCTGTGCCTGTGGTAAGTGAATTATATTACAAATCAAAGCAAATTAAGCCTTTTGTCTTACGAGTAATTAGTCTAGACGGACATTTGGAACTTGAATGTAACGAAGCTTTTGGTGTACTGTTTGAGAGTCTAAGGTGtgctttttctctctttttttcggTTGACTTGAGCATAGTCTGAGAAGAGTTTCAAGAAATTAATACTGAAGTTGAAAAAAATGCAGATCTTTCCTCTGGAATACACTGTCAGCAATTTATAATCATGAACCCATTTCATCTGCTTCAACATGATTAATCTGATCCCCCATATAGAAATCAAAATGTAGATGCTTCTAAAACTTGAACAGTGCATGAGATATTGAGATGTAATGGGCACATGCTTCCTTTCATTGTCCCTCTCCTTTTGAACACAGGTTTCTTGGATTAGCAAAATGTTTGACATATCAGAGCTAAATAGCAGCTTTGAATTTTAAGTATTTTGGTTAAAGCTTAGGAACATTCATGCTAAATTCAAGTCTGTTGTTGCCAATTTCCTTACAAAGATCATCCAGTGAGTAAATATCCCTCTGCCTTAGCAATTGTTCATCAAAGCCTTTCTCAAGAACATGGtacacaaattcaaaatttccagtGATTTCTACTCATAGTTGCAACCTTCCATCTATTTGTAGAAGTGTATAAGTCTGTATCTTCTGCTGTGTGTCTGTGTATGATTACTGCATTTCAGATTCAGTTCATTTTAGAATACAGGTCCTATACAATATCTTAACTGTATTTCTTCTTTTTGGTCAGCATGAGACGGGTTTGTGCAAGAATTTGCTCCAGGAATATGCGCAGAAGATGAATTACGCAATTCCTACATACATATGCCACAAGGATGATGATACCCCTGGTAAGAAGTCATCCTTTTATTGTACGGTTGAGATAGGAGGTATTAAATACATTGGTGCTTCAGCTAGAAACAAAAAAGAAGCCGAGATTAAAGTTGCAAGGACTGCCCTACTTGCAATTCGGTCAAGTCGTACTGTTGAGAGTCAAGATATTGACGGTAAACCTAAGTATACAGTTGTCCCGGGCAAAAGAAAGATGCCAGAGAAAGGGGAGACTGACAAGGTGAAGAAGAAGCCAAAGAAATTCCGGTTTAAGAAGTCTAAGCTTAACCAAACTGGGATTATGGGTGTTTTGGTCAGTAATGATGTAAGCACTCCTTTAGTTCTGCAACATGCCTTGTCTAATGCCCAAATACCAAATCATGAACAAAATCCCCAATTTTTCCCAAGTTCAGATCAGGATATTGAGTTCATGAATAATAACCAGCTTAATAGAAAATCATCTGTTGTCAAAGATGTTTCTGTTCCTGAAGTTGACGTAGTTGACTGTAGCCATAATCAAGTGACTGTTTCTGGTTCTCAAGTGGATGATCATGGAAACACTTGTTCTGCACAGTCTGCTATCAGAAACCACGATGTGAGTGACGTTATTCCCGTGACAGAGGCTCCACCCTCTGTGCAGTCATATGAAGAGAACAATGATCAAGGTGTTAGTGAAGTCATCCCTGTGATAAATGCTCCATTTTCTGGGCAGTTGGATGCATTACCTGCAAATGTTGAGGTTAGTCAGGATGATCGAGCCACTGCTGTAGCGGATACAGAAAACAATTCGTGCACGAATGTACCTTCTGACTGAGATAAGAAACTGCAAGTTTTACAAAAGGATCATTTATAGTGTGTTTTGGATGAGAGTTTTGTAGGAAGGATGAGGGAGAGTGAGGGATCTATATCATTTTGTTTTTCGGGTAGAGGTGGCAATTCGGGTCAACGGTCAAGTTCAGGTTTGGTTTCGGGTCGATTTCGGGTTTTGTCAAAAAATAGGAATATCGTAAAACTTAATATTGCTACAAAATATGATAAATGGGTCATAtcgggtcgatttcaggtcaTTTGGGTTCAGTTCAGTTCTGGTTTCTCATTAACTTCAGTCGGGTTATCAGGTCGGGTCAGAGATTGCCAACTCTAGTACTTTCGGGCATGTTTCAACCTAGATTCACCCATCTAACAGAAATCAAACCCGGATCTAGCTGCTGCTAAATGCTTGTTGTTGGCCATAGAGGTTAATGATACTAGTAATTGTTATGGGCTTCCATATCCCTGCCGACACAGAAACTTGTATTTAGAGAATAAGATGTAAACTGGGAAACAGCTACTTATTTACTACATTATGTACTTTACCCATTTATGTGGGGGTAGTCACATTCTTTCATTCTATTTTGTCGTTTGATTTTTTTCGCGAACTGATTTTGGTACACCAGTACACCACTTTGTTGATTATGGCGTACCTTTATAGGAGAGAATTTCAAGAAATCGTGCTCTCGAAATGATTGTGTCAAAATCAATGTCCCATTCTCTTCTGATATGCATATGAGAGCATCAATTATAGCTCCCTCTTAGCCCCCTCTTAAGGAGAGAGAATCTCTAAGAGTTAGCTCTTAAAAAAATAGGGTAACTCTtagctacctcttatttagaggttgattgggacatcctctaaataagaggtagctctTAGAAATAAGAGGGGTGATGTGGAAGAATGTGGTGTATTTTggtatttttttgtattaaaattaaaatttaaaaaactaTATAAgaggtactccctccattcctttttgttgttcccatttccttttttggcgtttctttttgttgttcccctactgaatctttactatttttggccatagtttttttaccaatttaccctaagattccccaatatttacaaaaaataccctaagattctaccctttcccacccacttttaccccacccaccttatttaattatttaacctaACCCTACCCCCCCTCCCTTTATTACCCATCCCTTTCATCCCTCTGATTTCACTCTCATTctgatctctctctctctcattctgatttctctctctcacctcttcggatctctctctctctcttatttcactctctctctctctcttaaaatCCCTCCCCTGTTCTTGAGAAAACCCTAGGTTTTCCGCCTCTGATCTGGGTTTTCCTCTCCAAATCTCACAAATCTGAAACGTTTTTGCCGAAAAACTTTCATACAAATTACTCGGATTGATTTTCCGATCAGATCCCCTCTATATTTGTCCCCTTTTTGGTCCCTAATCGTCGCTGAACTTTGTTTTTCTGGTACGTTATGGGTTCTTCTTTTTCTAGAACTCGAGGTGATTCTGGGGTGGGAACTACTGGTCAAAGAATCCCCGATTCCAACTGTGATTGGGGATCCAAGTGCAACTGTCCCAATAACGAGCATTCCTACTCCGccgaatataaaaacaatctgtatttggcccaaaaagaaaatacgagtactcgaaactatttggaaaaatggtttcggaagagggaagtggagccaggagaggaggttgagtcaaaatatgacgatcggaaacccactccctcagatctgcgttttttcggtgaaggagattccgatgaggtattacttttgattttttgcgattttttaaGGGTTATTGATGTCGGTTTTAAAAAAATGGTTTGATAATTGTTTGCATGTGTAAAAAAGTGGGATTTGataaatgttggatttatttggagtattgttcattaaactcggattattttttggataagttggtctgatttcccattgcatgtgttaaaaatgcagatctggtattatttcgaaatttaaaagaatttttTGGAGATCTGTTGGATTCATTCGggctttttatgttattctttgctctgttttctcattgcatgttgttaaaattgagttctatgggtattttgtgctctgttttttcattgcatgttgttaaaattgagttctgattttatttggaggtatttggaaattatttgaagaaaatcggaatattcctgtgttttgttgatctgatttcccattgcatgtggtTAAAAATGGGATATGGATGTATTTGCTCTCATTTATCTCATTGCATGTGGTAACCATggtgatctgaaattatttggaactttattttgagttgtttgattaaatctgattttaattcatGGTCCCCTGTTATTTTATGAGGGCACTAATCATGTTGTTTGTCCTCTGTTGATTGCAAGGAACCAAGtgggtctgattcatttgatctggtgtatgttggagagtgtgaaaatgagaatggtgatgctgttgggtctccaggacaactttcatctggttatccctcctcaaagaaaggagggaagggaaaaaaatcggcttcagcgtctgatgatgcttagataagtctgtctcctttctcccttttttcattttattgaatgctggctagctgtggagtcataaggtggatgccaacaactgtgatctgttgttggccaggggtgttgttgtttggatgatgatgttgtgattagttgtatGGATGTTGATGTTAGATAATGATGTTATGAAATTGATATTGATAATGATGATTGGATGATGGTGTTTCCATATGGTTATGAAATTTTGTGGAATGTTGTCTGTGTGATGAACATGATTTGATGGCTTAATGTCCCCTGTTTTATGGTATGTTTTGTGTATGATAAATATGATGCTTTGGTGAGTATGAGATTTGATCAGTATAACTATGTTTTGGATTAGTAAGGGCATGAAATGATCATAATTTGGGGATAGGGTTTGGGTTATTTCAGTCCTCTCAGTGTGGCCTGGTATTGAATGCTTAATGTCCAAGCATGTCCCTTTAGGATACAATAATGTCCCTTTATTTGTTGTgatcgatgatgagtcttttttttgctgaggaacaagtccaactaaccacaaatgctcgtgctgccattagtatcagtaatgatatttctcgggcgctaagtgtttgtggtttggagttgttttaatgatgcttggggacattctgagatcaatattaggaggtttgtgatcttcaatgatgtgattgttgatattctgagatctttgttttgataattgtcctttaacttcttttgtcgaacggagtgaatgtcatttcacacaatggaatgtgaatatcaatcattccgttcggcagaagaatgttaaagatatgatagtattgaaactacttgatcaatgatgtgtgtcaatatgtctgagaaatgaaaccctacatgttaatgatctgtttaatgcttcatgtcccatgaatcagtggaggtctgtgatgagtctttcatttgatgaggttcaaaccctatgttttgatcagttcatggtgatctgatgcattgttgattgttattgttatgcttgatctgtgatgagtctttcatttgctgagactcaaacccaatgttccaataacacttgtgcaccattagcatcattgatgctcttccggagctaagtgttaggggatagggtttgtgtcaatgatgcttggggacattctgagatcttatgtcaggttagacaggagaggcaattcatgtattgcaaaacatgtataatgtgtttctgatattcaatgatgttagtgTTGATATTCTGTGATGTATGTGTTGATAACCTGAGATATTTGATTCTAAACATGTCCCTCACCACCAATCACCAAAGGGAATACAGATCATGTCACATCATTGATTGATCTAGTATCCCCTTTGGTGAATTGGTGGTGAGGTTGtaaatcatttagaaacaaatctgtcaatgatgtaaaacaacttaactgagagtcaatgatgttgccttgttcattgcttccttgtttttgctgctttgttcttgtttccttgtccattacatcttttggcacatcggcatccaattgggaagaatttccatctgaaaatgatgtgatatgcattctttccatttggatgccgatgtgtttagagatGTGATGTGATAAAGTTTTTGTACTTATGCCttgtgatctgtgatgagtcttcattttatgagtgtcaaaccctttgtttttcaatcaaactcatgcaccattagcatccatgatgtttttcaggagctaagtttaattggaaatggtttgattcaatgatttttggggacattctgagatatttatgattctttgtttatgtgaggcatattccatgtgttatcaatgatgaattgattgtttttgtcaaaattacatcttttgacgcatcggtttcagaatgggaataatttccatctgaaaatgatgtgatattattatttatttccattttgaagccgatgtgtttagagttgtgatattgcaaatgctgccttgttcttaagaacccaatgctgccttgtttatagtgttgccaatgctgccttacctcttgtgccttgtactttttctgccaatgctgccttgtttattgccttgccttgattactctatattgatgtgaataagaatgaagaaaaaaaactttactaaacttaaacatgagattcattcattgatgcttccaaaagatatgcttacaaaatgttttgcctacatgttattcttgcatttaagcttacaaaagtgacacattggttttacttgtcaatttaaaaacatgtccccaaaacacaaaaagttatctaattgttttcactttgcttcactggtttgctttccattcatcatagagttgcatgcattcattaactgcccatataggtgctttgacttgctctggcagtctgccttcatcttctaaaatcttcttcttgttgtgtggaagttggtaatcattgttgcctttgtgttttagaatctcattagaaacaaactgtaatgtcatccacacattagacaatgtcttaggatgcaactcattaaaagaatcatacactgctccacttaagtcctccacagttttaggcattttcttgtgcataagtgattgtattgacctgaaaaatcccaagtccaagatgttgcaatctggactgtttgctgGCTGTTGAGTCAACACAAAAGTGAACCCATCTTGTTTGTAGTGTAGTTGCCATTCAGGATCACTTTGCAATATATGTGCCTTTGCATTATCTTGAATGATATAGATGACCTTTTCCCCTTCATGTGGTGGCCACTTGGCCTTGATTGCTGGAAGTAGGTTGTTGATCATCATTGCCCTTGTCTCTATTTGATTTACAGACTTCACTGGCTTTGTTTCAATGGTCCCCTTGAGTCTGTTTTTTGATGTCCTCTTGGCTGCAATTGCATTTGTGAATGGAAATATGCCTAttttaccatcaaattcacattccccattttcaccccaccttggtctggctactgctgccatgaacatgaattttggtatcttggttcttgaacttgcacttctgtgtggatagggttcattgtttgcaagataaactctctggtttttttgagtcaaataaaaccacttctcatcaatatgaatgaAGTCATACATGCTGTAATATGTTGGTTCTTGTGGTATAGTGTAGTCCATTATCAGTCTGATTGCCCACCTCATCCTTGCCATTTTGCATGCTTCTGAAATGCCTGGATGCAAGGGACTTGAGTGTGGCTTTATAATTTTCCTCTTGATGAGCCTCCATACTGTTGTTGGTCCCAAATTCAGCATTCTTGCAAGATCTACGATGCATGTTCTGTCCCCCATGCCTATTTTTGCAATTGAGTCATAGGAGACTTGAACCTTTTTCCTTCCACATCTGTGATATTGGCTTTGCACAATATATGAATTCATTGCTGCCTTCTGTTTCTTTGCTTTGTCCCATATTTTGCCTATGGTTTTTCTGGTGTAATCATATTCTATGACTGCATCCCTTATTGCCCCATACAACAAAGTTTCTGAATCTGGAATCTTTCTATTGAGCAGGAACACCAATATTTCTAGcctcaattcattatttattcttGGAGTCCTTGGCTTGTGATGATCTGTTGTGTGTGTTgctgtttgatgatgatgaggtgatgcattttctgatggtggtggaaagttcaaatcaaaaagaaagggtacctcttgaaagttggtagtttgctgctgcccttccccttctacttctggtacttgctgtacatattcagtgctgtttggtacatcttcattaaacccaatgtccccaaattcagcagcagtattttgagaagcttgtaccaaatcagcagcatcatcaccttcctccgagtcagaatcggagttaatgccgtcgccttcatcatcagaaaaaccgaggaaatcgtcatcctcttgatctgaagccattaAGTCCCCTGTTTTTTAGCTATTTAATGCTGAGTTGAGGAATAAATTTTGGTGTGTGTTTGTATTTATTGAACTTGAGTTGGATCAGAATTTTGGTGTTTTGTGGGGAAAGTCAGCCTATTTATAAAGACATATCACTTTTTCTACCCCTCaaaattttggagggaaaaacaAAGTCAATATGTTATTGTTTCTGAAAATTTGGTGGgatttttggagggaaaaatggGAGTCAGAATTTTGGGCAAAATTCCCACCCAAAAATACGTGACTCATTGTAATGtgattggtccaaaaattttcATTTGGGTCCCCCAGCCCATGTGACAGAAATTGTAACTCCTTTTATtgtttactttaataaatatctactttttccccaattaatttaatactttctctctctttactttattctttttcttacacacaatcattattcttacacccaatcattacccaTATCCCAATAACAAcccaagattcagttttcttaaaatacccccaacattccttatgggtacaacaaaaaggaatggagggagtagtatttaaGAGGTAGTCTATTTCTTGATGTTTTTGGtagctaactcttgttaagaggtGGTGATGAGGTGTATAAGGAGAGAGATTAAGAGGGGGCAAATTAAGAGTTAGTCTACAATTGATGCTCTGACTATCGGTAAAATTAGGCATAAATTATCTGATgtgaatttaactgaacttatataAGTGTAGATAAAACAGGGTATTAATTTATGTACTACCATCTTTGCTTTTCGGAGTCGATCTTTTATGATATTCACACTTTAGTCTTACAAGAGAATATACTCCTagatttattttatcatgattcaGTTTGATATCTAGTCAAAGAAAAAACTTCTAATCTTTTTATGGTTATGTAAAGTTATTGTCAAGTTTGCTACGTAGTACCATACAAAGTTCCAAATTTCTCATATGAGTAGGATGACTTATTGTTTTATTAAGATGCATATAAGAAATTCCAAATACTTCttctgttcttatttatatgacacaatagGCTTTTAGATACTATTCACACAAAcacctttgacttccttttgtggtttatacataagaaaaaacagtCGTAtgaggtcttattagattcgtatcagtaaatattatttaaatatcaaatttttataattttttacgaTCCAcgattagagatattaatgtttgaaaatcgtgtattggcaaacgtgcctaaataattgtgtcatttaaaaaagaacggaggaagtatactactccgtatatgacTTGGGGGTATACAAGTATCAATCCGACAATCccaaattagtttttttttaaagggaaTTATGAATTAGTTTAAATGGACGTTAATTTGCTATAATAAAATCCATGGACTTTTTTCACtcaaataatgaaaaaaaaatttaaaggaAGGAGTTTTTGTACACTTTAAACAATGTATTTATTCCAAATATTTTTATTAGATGTTATTTTAAGAATAATCCAAATTAAAACCctcaaatgaaaaaataaataaaaaaatattctgCATTAAATGAAGAAGTTAGGGgttaatcaataatcaataatcaacaTCTGAGGATTGATTTGAGGAATAACAGAAAACGCAAATAAAAAAGGCCACCGCCACACCAGAATTTTCAGATACTAAATCTCACACTTGCCTACCTACTGAGTTGGCTGTTGTATGCCACTATCTTCCTTCCAACTTTTCTCAGTTTCTCACTCTCCACACTCATTAGTCATTACTCCCCCACTTCCACTCATCTCTCTATATTTCTCACTCCTCCTTCAAGATCTGCTTCAATCACCATTGAAAAAAGCTCTCTTTTTGGAGTATCAGGTAAAACTCACCAAATCTTGAATCTTTTTGCTAAATTCTGCTGTTTCAATCATTGTTTTGATGTGATCCTATTGTACCCAGATTGAAGATTTAATTGCCCATTATCCTTTATTGATACTCTTTGAAATCTAAGATTGTATTGTTGgaagaactttttaatgtaTTAAATCTGGGTTTTTATGATTTGTGAATTTTATTGAGCTTTATTGAGTAAAGATGTAAGCTTGCTATCAAATTTGTTACATTCTTGTATGCACATTGTATAAAGATCATACCTTTTGGCTTTTGCCGACACTTGATTAGCAATATGTAGATATAAAGCAGTAGATTTCAGAGATGAATATGAGTTTTATTTGATGGGTTAAATGCAAATCTGGCTTATCCTATGATTTGATTAGAACCTTAATTTGATTGCATAACTTGGCATGCTGCTTTATATATAAGGAAAGGAGGGGATTGTTTTCATATTTAGCCATCAATAT
This Spinacia oleracea cultivar Varoflay chromosome 6, BTI_SOV_V1, whole genome shotgun sequence DNA region includes the following protein-coding sequences:
- the LOC110792513 gene encoding double-stranded RNA-binding protein 1 isoform X2, producing the protein MEATQVNASNGFEDGVESVGLSDQLTEVPAGVGPTAEMKFDLCTDVSTSFENKKQSIPRDQHSQDSSMHLGISCDPRVQVSASDSGVSNCYVFKSQLQEYAQKVGFPTPVYETIKDGPSHEPSFKSTVVVNGARYESLPGFFNRKAAEQSAAEIALMDLSKSGDTKHSIAVPVHETGLCKNLLQEYAQKMNYAIPTYICHKDDDTPGKKSSFYCTVEIGGIKYIGASARNKKEAEIKVARTALLAIRSSRTVESQDIDGKPKYTVVPGKRKMPEKGETDKVKKKPKKFRFKKSKLNQTGIMGVLVSNDVSTPLVLQHALSNAQIPNHEQNPQFFPSSDQDIEFMNNNQLNRKSSVVKDVSVPEVDVVDCSHNQVTVSGSQVDDHGNTCSAQSAIRNHDVSDVIPVTEAPPSVQSYEENNDQGVSEVIPVINAPFSGQLDALPANVEVSQDDRATAVADTENNSCTNVPSD
- the LOC110792513 gene encoding double-stranded RNA-binding protein 1 isoform X1, yielding MEATQVNASNGFEDGVESVGLSDQLTEVPAGVGPTAEMKFDLCTDVSTSFENKKQSIPRDQHSQDSSMHLGISCDPRVQVSASDSVGVSNCYVFKSQLQEYAQKVGFPTPVYETIKDGPSHEPSFKSTVVVNGARYESLPGFFNRKAAEQSAAEIALMDLSKSGDTKHSIAVPVHETGLCKNLLQEYAQKMNYAIPTYICHKDDDTPGKKSSFYCTVEIGGIKYIGASARNKKEAEIKVARTALLAIRSSRTVESQDIDGKPKYTVVPGKRKMPEKGETDKVKKKPKKFRFKKSKLNQTGIMGVLVSNDVSTPLVLQHALSNAQIPNHEQNPQFFPSSDQDIEFMNNNQLNRKSSVVKDVSVPEVDVVDCSHNQVTVSGSQVDDHGNTCSAQSAIRNHDVSDVIPVTEAPPSVQSYEENNDQGVSEVIPVINAPFSGQLDALPANVEVSQDDRATAVADTENNSCTNVPSD